A window of Emcibacter sp. SYSU 3D8 genomic DNA:
AGCGGGTCGGACAGTTATGGCCTGCTGGGCCGCTTCCGCATCGCCGAATTGCAGCACCAGGCCAAGGACAGCAAGGCCGCGCAGGCAACCTACGATGCCATCGTTGCCGATTCCGGCGTCGATCAGGTCTATCGCGACCTGGCGGGCTATTATGCCGCGTCTCTCATGCTTGAAAGCGGCGGCGGACCCGAGCTGGAAAAGCGGCTGGAGGCCATGTCCGGCAAGGACAACGTTTGGCACCTGTCGGTCACCGAACTCCGGGGTCTCAACCAGTACAAGATGGGGCAACGCGAAGCCGCCGTGAAAACCTTCAAGGATCTGCTGGGCAATGCACCCGCCGATTCCGGCTTCAAGCTCAGGGCACAGCAGATGCTGGCGGTCCTCGGCGTCCCGGCTGATGAAATCAAAGCTCAATTGGTTACCGAGTAGGTGGTGCGCCTGATGCCGATGTTCCGTAGCAATTCCGGTTCTGCGCACAGCGCTGCCTGGACAGCCGTCACCATGGTCGCGCTGGTCGCGCTGCTGTCATCCTGCAGTGGCAAGGAGAAAAAGGTCATCCTCGAGGGTGAGCGCAAGTCCATCGTCGAACTGAACGACGTGGTCACGCCGGACGAAGCGTTGAAGGCGGTGCCCGTCACCTTGCCGCAACCCTTCGCCAATCCGGACTGGCCTCAGGCCGGCGGCTATGCCAACCATGCGATGCATCACCTCGCGCTCGGCGCGGCGCCCCGCATCATCTGGCGCGCTCGCGTGGAAGGTTCCACCAGGAACCGCAATCTGGTGGCGCAGCCGGTTGTCGCCCAGGGTACGGTGTTCGCCATGGGCTCGGGCTGGGAAGTTTCGGCGTTCAGCGCCGACAGCGGCGCGGTGATCTGGCGCCAGAAGCTGAAGGCGCCCAAGGAAAAGGAAAAGGAGGATACCGCCTCGGGTGGCGGCATCGCCTTTGACAATGGCAAGCTCTACGTCACGCTCGGCACCGGCGAGGCGCTGGCGCTCGATCCGCGCACCGGCGGCGAGATCTGGCGGGTCAAATTCGACGTGGCGCTGCGCGGTGCGCCGACCGCCTCGGAAGGGTTCGTCTTCGTCACGACCCACGACAACCAGCTTTATGCGCTCAACGCCGAGACCGGCGCCAATGTCTGGCAGCACGTCGCCATCGCCGAAGCGGCGGGGCTGGTCGGTGCGGCGAGCCCTGCGGTGATCGGCGGCACGGTCGTCGCGGCGTTCTCCTCGGGCGAGCTGTTCGCGCTACAGGCCAGTAACGGCCGCGTCGCCTGGGCGGATTCGCTCACTCGCGTCGGGCGCATGACCGCGCTTTCGACGATCAACGACATCGATGGCTCGCCGGTGATCGACCGGGGCTCGGTGTTCGCCGTCGGCCATTCGGGCCGCATGGCCGCCATCGACCTGACCACCGGCTCACGCCTGTGGGAAAACGATGTGCCAAGCGCCCAGAAAATCTGGGTTGCCGGCGACTTCCTATACATCGTGACCGCCGACAACCAGCTGATGTGCCTCTCGCGCAGGACCGGCAAGGCCAAGTGGGTCACCGACATGCTGCGCTACAAGAACAATAACAAGAAGAAGGCGCTGATCACCTGGACCGGTCCCGTGCTGGCCGGCGACCGCCTGCTGGTCGTGACCAACAACGGCATGCTGGCGTCGTTCTCACCCTATACGGGCGAGTATCTGGGCGGCATCGACATTCCCAGCAAAAGAAACTACATCGAACCAGTTGTCGCCAACGGCACGCTCTACTTGATGGGCGACGATGGCGAACTGCTGGCGATGCGGTAAAGATGACGAGATGTCCTTCACCGCAGCAATCATCGGCCGGCCGAATGTCGGAAAATCTACACTTTTCAATCGTTTAACCGGTCGGCGTCTGGCGCTTGTCGACGACCGGCCCGGCGTCACCCGCGACCGCCGCGAGGCGGATGCGCGCATCGCCGGCCTCGAGTTCAAGCTGATCGACACGGCCGGTCTTGAGGACGTCAACGACGACTCCATGGAAGCGCGCATGCGCCATCAGACCGAACTCGCGGTCGAGTCCGCCGACGTGGTGATGTTCATGATCGATGCCCGCGCCGGCATCACGCCGCTCGACGAACATTTTGCCCAGTGGCTGCGCGAGACCGGCAAGCCGGTCGTCGTGGTCGCCAACAAGTCGGAGGGGTCGGCGGGCGAGAGCGGTTATCTCGAAGCATTCGGCCTCGGCCTTGGCACGCCGGTGCAAATCTCGGCCGAGCATGGCCAGGGAATGGGTGAACTCTATGATGCGCTTTCCGATCACGCCGAGATCATCATCCCCAACGAGGACGACGAGGACGGTGTAGAGCACGAGGACGGCGTTCTGCATCTCGCCATCATCGGCCGCCCGAATGCCGGCAAGTCGACCCTGATCAACACGCTGATCGGCGAGGAACGGCTGTTGGCCGGGCCGGAAGCCGGATTGACGCGGGATTCGATTTCGGTCGAATGGGAATACGACGGCAAGCGGATCAAATTGTTCGACACCGCCGGCATGCGCCGCAAGGCGCGGGTCATCGACAAGCTCGAGCGGATGTCGGTGGCTGACGGCCTGCGAGCCGTGAAATTCGCCCAGATCGTGGTGCTTCTGGTCGATGCCACATCACCGCTCGATCGTCAGGACCGTGTCCTTGCCAATCTGGTGGCCCGCGAGGGCAGGGCGCTGGTCGTCGCGCTCAACAAGTGGGATCTGGTGGAGAACAAGAAAGACGTTCTCAAGGAAGTCGAGGACATGCTCGATCTGGACATGCCCGAAATCCGCGGGGTGCAGTTGGTGCAATTCTCGGCATTGACCGGGCGCGGCCTCGACAAGCTGATGCCGGCGGTGATGAAGGCCTATGAGGCATGGGACAGCCGCATCTCGACGGCGCGGCTCAACCGTTGGCTCGACGCCTCGACCCAGGCCCATCCGCCGCCAGCACCGGCGGGACGCCGCCTCAAGCTGCGCTACATGACCCAGGTAAAGGCTCGTCCACCTACGTTCGTCTGCTTCTGTTCGCGTCCCGACGAGGTGCCGGAATCCTATATCCGCTACATGCAGAACGGCTTGCGCGATACATTCGACATGTGGGGAACGCCCATCCGAATCAGGTTAAAGAAGTCGGATAACCCATTCGCCGATAAAGATTAGTCTGCGCTGCAGATTCGGGGAGATGTCGTCTTGCCGGTCTGGCGCAGCAATCTGGGGCAGTCACAGGCAGGGTCTCGCCGTGACCGGTCCGGCGATCTGCGGCCTCACGACCCGCCAATGCCGGGACGGTGTCCAAGCAAGCGCGGGTTAACGCATTTCCCGCCAGTTCACCAACTCGCCCTGGCTCGTCCAGTCGGGCGACACCATGCGCACGATAGCCGGCGCGATGTCGGCAGGTTGGGGCAGGGCGTCCGGATTCTCACCGGGCATGGCCTTGGCGCGCATGGCCGTGCGGGTTGCCCCCGGGTTCAGCAGATTGACCCTGACCTCGGTGTCGTCCAGTTCGTCGGCATAGGTGCGGACCATCATCTCGACCGCCGCCTTGCTGACGGCGTAGGCGCCCCAGTAAGCGCGCGGCGTGTGGCCGACGGTGGATGTGAGAAACAGGGCGCGGCCCGCGGGCGCGACGCGAAGCAAAGGGTCGAAGGCGCGGATGAGCCGCCAGTTGGCCGTCAGGTTCACGGCCATGACCTCGTCCCAGACCTTGGGCGAGATGTGATTCATCGGCGCCAGTTCACCCAGGATGCCGGCATTGCCGACCAGGATGTCGAGCCTGCCCCAGCGCTCATGAATCGCGCCGCCGGCCCGGTCGATCAGGTCGCCCTGCTTCAGGTCGAGCGGGGTCAGTGTCGCCGATCCGCCGGCGGCCTGGATTTCGTCGTCCAGTTCCTCAAGGCCACCGATGGTGCGGGCGACAGCGATGACATGTGCCCCGGCCCTAGCCAGCGCGAGCGCCGCCTGATAGCCGATACCGCGGGAGGCGCCGGTAACGAGCGCGATCTTTCCGGACAGTGGCTGGGTCATGCTTCGGCGAGGAGCGACAACTGGGATTGCTGCCCGCCATCATGGTCGACCAGCCGAATCGGATAATCGCCGGAGAAGCAGGCGTCGCAATATTGCGGCTGAACCTCGTTACGTCCGGTCTCGCCGACAGCGCGGTAAAGACCATCCATGGACAGGAACGCCAGGGAATCGACGCCGATCAGCCGCGCCATCTCTTCATGGGTCATCCGCGCCGCCAACAGCTTGTGCCGTTCGGGCGTATCGACGCCATAGAAGCAGGAATGGGTCGTCGGCGGGCTGGCGATGCGCATATGCACCTCTCGAGCGCCAGCGCTGCGGATCATTTCCACGATCTTGATCGACGTGGTCCCGCGCACGATGCTGTCGTCCACGAGAATGACGCGCTGGCCGGCGATCTGGGCCTTGTTGGCGTTGTGCTTGAGGCGCACGCCCAGATGGCGGATCGAATCCGTCGGCTCGATAAAGGTTCGCCCCACATAGTGGTTGCGGATGATGCCCAACTCGAACGGAATGCCGGATTCCTGGGAATACCCTAGCGCCGAAGGCGTGCCCGAATCCGGCACCGGAATCACCAGGTCGGCATCGACCGGCATCTCTCGCGACAATTCCGCGCCGATCCGCTTGCGTATCTCGTAGACGCTGCCGGTGCGGGTCAGGGTGTCCGGCCTGGAGAAATAGATATTCTCGAAAATGCACGGCCGCGCCTTCTGCTTCGGGAAGGGATGCAGGCTCTGGATGCCATTTTCTGTAAAGACGATCATCTCGCCCGGTTCGATCTCGCGCACATACTTGGCGCCGATGATATCGAACGCGACCGATTCCGATGCCAGCACCGGAACGCCTCCCTCCATCTCGCCCAGCACCAGGGGCCGGATACCGAGCGGATCGCGGATACCGATCATCTTCTTCTGGGTCAGCATCACCAGTGAATAGGCGCCCTCGATCTGGCGCAGCGCATCGACCACGCGGTCGACCAGACGCGGCTGCTGGCTCAGCGCCACCAGATGGATGATCACCTCGGTGTCCGAACTGGCCTGGAAAATG
This region includes:
- a CDS encoding tetratricopeptide repeat protein; protein product: MSDIFREVDEEVRQEQIVTFLKRYGKYLAAVIVLAIALVAGYRYFQDQQRASHAAQGNAFEAAVELADEGKATEALPKLQALAEESGSDSYGLLGRFRIAELQHQAKDSKAAQATYDAIVADSGVDQVYRDLAGYYAASLMLESGGGPELEKRLEAMSGKDNVWHLSVTELRGLNQYKMGQREAAVKTFKDLLGNAPADSGFKLRAQQMLAVLGVPADEIKAQLVTE
- a CDS encoding PQQ-binding-like beta-propeller repeat protein: MPMFRSNSGSAHSAAWTAVTMVALVALLSSCSGKEKKVILEGERKSIVELNDVVTPDEALKAVPVTLPQPFANPDWPQAGGYANHAMHHLALGAAPRIIWRARVEGSTRNRNLVAQPVVAQGTVFAMGSGWEVSAFSADSGAVIWRQKLKAPKEKEKEDTASGGGIAFDNGKLYVTLGTGEALALDPRTGGEIWRVKFDVALRGAPTASEGFVFVTTHDNQLYALNAETGANVWQHVAIAEAAGLVGAASPAVIGGTVVAAFSSGELFALQASNGRVAWADSLTRVGRMTALSTINDIDGSPVIDRGSVFAVGHSGRMAAIDLTTGSRLWENDVPSAQKIWVAGDFLYIVTADNQLMCLSRRTGKAKWVTDMLRYKNNNKKKALITWTGPVLAGDRLLVVTNNGMLASFSPYTGEYLGGIDIPSKRNYIEPVVANGTLYLMGDDGELLAMR
- the der gene encoding ribosome biogenesis GTPase Der, encoding MSFTAAIIGRPNVGKSTLFNRLTGRRLALVDDRPGVTRDRREADARIAGLEFKLIDTAGLEDVNDDSMEARMRHQTELAVESADVVMFMIDARAGITPLDEHFAQWLRETGKPVVVVANKSEGSAGESGYLEAFGLGLGTPVQISAEHGQGMGELYDALSDHAEIIIPNEDDEDGVEHEDGVLHLAIIGRPNAGKSTLINTLIGEERLLAGPEAGLTRDSISVEWEYDGKRIKLFDTAGMRRKARVIDKLERMSVADGLRAVKFAQIVVLLVDATSPLDRQDRVLANLVAREGRALVVALNKWDLVENKKDVLKEVEDMLDLDMPEIRGVQLVQFSALTGRGLDKLMPAVMKAYEAWDSRISTARLNRWLDASTQAHPPPAPAGRRLKLRYMTQVKARPPTFVCFCSRPDEVPESYIRYMQNGLRDTFDMWGTPIRIRLKKSDNPFADKD
- a CDS encoding SDR family NAD(P)-dependent oxidoreductase, whose translation is MTQPLSGKIALVTGASRGIGYQAALALARAGAHVIAVARTIGGLEELDDEIQAAGGSATLTPLDLKQGDLIDRAGGAIHERWGRLDILVGNAGILGELAPMNHISPKVWDEVMAVNLTANWRLIRAFDPLLRVAPAGRALFLTSTVGHTPRAYWGAYAVSKAAVEMMVRTYADELDDTEVRVNLLNPGATRTAMRAKAMPGENPDALPQPADIAPAIVRMVSPDWTSQGELVNWREMR
- the purF gene encoding amidophosphoribosyltransferase, encoding MTVSTNPFDDDKLHEECGVFGIYGHPDSAALTVLGLHALQHRGQEAAGVVSYDGKQFHSERALGLVGDTLSSESVIASLPGDSAIGHNRYSTSGGTVLRNVQPLFAELSGGGFAIAHNGNITNAMTLRRMLVSKGAIFQASSDTEVIIHLVALSQQPRLVDRVVDALRQIEGAYSLVMLTQKKMIGIRDPLGIRPLVLGEMEGGVPVLASESVAFDIIGAKYVREIEPGEMIVFTENGIQSLHPFPKQKARPCIFENIYFSRPDTLTRTGSVYEIRKRIGAELSREMPVDADLVIPVPDSGTPSALGYSQESGIPFELGIIRNHYVGRTFIEPTDSIRHLGVRLKHNANKAQIAGQRVILVDDSIVRGTTSIKIVEMIRSAGAREVHMRIASPPTTHSCFYGVDTPERHKLLAARMTHEEMARLIGVDSLAFLSMDGLYRAVGETGRNEVQPQYCDACFSGDYPIRLVDHDGGQQSQLSLLAEA